One Sandaracinaceae bacterium DNA segment encodes these proteins:
- a CDS encoding GNAT family N-acetyltransferase → MLQHFGGATGALGAASRRRGARSHFRRALLADAAPMFERWAGDPDFTRYLSWPVHRGVEDSRAFIERVIGAWRRRDGHLPWVIEDRMDGPIGSVGVTLDAHRVSLGMGIAPAWQGRGYATEAVRAVVEAALTDPKVHRLWAVCDLDNHASARVLEKSGLEYEGVLRRFSLRPNLSQTPRDSHCYARVR, encoded by the coding sequence ATGCTTCAGCATTTCGGAGGAGCGACTGGCGCGCTGGGCGCGGCGTCCCGCCGGCGAGGCGCGCGCAGTCATTTTCGCCGCGCGCTGCTAGCGGACGCTGCGCCCATGTTCGAGCGCTGGGCCGGTGACCCGGACTTCACGCGCTATCTGTCCTGGCCAGTGCATCGTGGGGTCGAGGACTCCCGAGCGTTCATCGAGCGCGTGATTGGCGCCTGGAGGCGGCGAGACGGGCATCTCCCCTGGGTGATCGAGGATCGCATGGACGGACCGATCGGGAGCGTGGGTGTCACCCTGGACGCCCACCGAGTCTCGCTCGGCATGGGCATCGCGCCCGCCTGGCAGGGCCGAGGCTACGCGACGGAGGCGGTGCGGGCCGTGGTGGAGGCCGCGCTGACGGATCCGAAGGTGCACCGCCTTTGGGCGGTCTGCGACCTCGACAACCACGCCTCGGCCCGCGTGCTCGAGAAGAGCGGTCTGGAGTACGAGGGCGTTCTGCGAAGGTTCAGCCTGCGGCCGAACCTCTCGCAAACTCCCCGTGACTCCCATTGCTACGCGCGCGTCCGCTGA
- a CDS encoding DUF4266 domain-containing protein → MRLLTFTFCLICLSGCVTIQPWERERLARTDMQFGGAEELEAAEGHATEVREASAGGFDAAGGGCGCN, encoded by the coding sequence ATGCGCCTGCTCACCTTCACCTTCTGCCTCATCTGCCTGAGCGGCTGCGTCACCATCCAGCCCTGGGAGCGCGAGCGCCTCGCCCGCACCGACATGCAGTTCGGCGGCGCGGAAGAGCTCGAGGCGGCCGAGGGTCACGCGACCGAGGTCCGCGAGGCCTCGGCCGGCGGCTTCGACGCGGCCGGCGGCGGCTGCGGCTGCAACTGA
- a CDS encoding DUF3570 domain-containing protein, with the protein MPHPVDSPATRPSRAAARALVCFTALLAVPAVAAANEGTAGVFIRGDSDATIVVSPRAAVQVDIEEETQVTASYMADVWTSASIDIRTAATRPVGTRAEEDAPYQWITEQRDQLDLSVSHQLGDVNLLGAYYYSGENDYWSHGFTLRATEELFGKSTTLTQSLRYVHDIVGRSGDPNFEQPLDTFGARLVWSQILSPDAIVQAVWEGMYRTGFQSSVYRFVGLGGNGMCGIDPENGELGTASLCVPEAHPSTRIRNAFVLQGRYAFSDDTSGGIGYRFYFDDWGIYSHTAIAQIAWVPAENQSLTIRYRFYTQTAAGFYQARYDPPPGAQIRYVTRDRELSPTFSNRLAFSYQGLAHLTEGVDLKVAFAVGGTAFVYPDFVGLDEVYALDGTLSFTLEL; encoded by the coding sequence GTGCCCCACCCCGTAGACAGCCCCGCAACACGCCCCTCGCGGGCAGCGGCGCGGGCGCTGGTCTGCTTCACGGCGCTCCTCGCCGTGCCTGCCGTCGCCGCCGCCAACGAGGGCACGGCGGGTGTGTTCATCCGGGGTGACAGCGACGCCACCATCGTCGTCTCCCCGCGCGCCGCGGTGCAGGTCGACATCGAGGAGGAGACCCAGGTCACCGCCTCGTACATGGCGGACGTCTGGACCAGCGCGAGCATCGACATCCGCACCGCGGCCACCCGCCCGGTCGGCACGCGCGCGGAAGAAGACGCCCCCTACCAGTGGATCACCGAGCAGCGCGACCAGCTCGACCTGTCGGTCAGCCACCAGCTCGGCGACGTGAACCTGCTCGGCGCCTACTACTACTCGGGCGAGAACGACTACTGGTCCCACGGCTTCACGCTCCGCGCGACGGAGGAGCTCTTCGGCAAGAGCACCACGTTGACCCAGAGCCTGCGCTACGTGCACGACATCGTCGGCCGGAGCGGCGACCCGAACTTCGAGCAGCCGCTCGACACCTTCGGCGCGCGCCTCGTGTGGTCGCAGATCCTCTCGCCTGACGCGATCGTGCAAGCGGTCTGGGAGGGCATGTACCGCACCGGCTTCCAGTCCAGCGTCTACCGCTTCGTCGGGCTGGGCGGAAACGGCATGTGCGGCATCGATCCGGAGAACGGCGAGCTCGGCACCGCGAGCCTCTGCGTCCCGGAGGCGCACCCGAGCACCCGCATCCGCAACGCCTTCGTGCTGCAGGGCCGCTACGCGTTCAGCGACGACACCAGCGGCGGGATCGGCTACCGCTTCTACTTCGACGACTGGGGGATCTACTCCCACACCGCCATCGCGCAGATCGCGTGGGTGCCGGCGGAGAACCAGTCCCTCACCATCCGCTATCGCTTCTACACGCAGACCGCGGCCGGCTTCTATCAAGCAAGGTACGATCCGCCTCCTGGCGCGCAGATACGGTACGTCACGCGCGACCGCGAGCTGAGCCCTACCTTCTCGAACCGCCTCGCCTTCTCGTACCAGGGCCTCGCCCACCTCACCGAGGGCGTCGACCTGAAGGTCGCGTTCGCCGTCGGCGGCACCGCCTTCGTCTACCCGGACTTCGTCGGCCTCGACGAGGTCTACGCCCTCGACGGCACCCTGTCGTTCACCCTGGAGCTCTGA
- a CDS encoding TlpA disulfide reductase family protein — translation MKRWMVGFFAAGAALLVTSAVAALDPGARAPAFDGRALANAQRIDLAQHRGSVVVVDFWASWCEPCAEAMPALERIYQRYRGQGLVVIGVSEDRTADNARGFLSRTRVSFPVMHDADHSVANRFSPPTMPSTYIIDRQGVVRHVHSGFRGGDAATLERQIRELL, via the coding sequence ATGAAGCGCTGGATGGTTGGTTTCTTCGCCGCGGGCGCGGCCCTTCTGGTCACCTCGGCCGTGGCGGCGCTCGACCCGGGCGCCCGCGCGCCCGCCTTCGACGGTCGGGCGCTCGCGAACGCGCAGCGGATCGACCTCGCGCAGCATCGCGGCTCGGTGGTGGTGGTCGACTTCTGGGCTTCGTGGTGTGAGCCGTGCGCCGAGGCGATGCCCGCCCTCGAGCGCATCTACCAGCGCTACCGCGGGCAGGGCCTGGTGGTGATCGGCGTGAGCGAGGACCGCACCGCGGACAACGCGCGCGGGTTCCTGAGCCGCACCCGGGTCTCCTTCCCCGTCATGCACGACGCGGATCACTCGGTGGCGAACCGCTTCAGCCCGCCCACGATGCCCTCCACCTACATCATCGACCGCCAGGGCGTCGTCCGGCATGTACACTCTGGGTTCCGCGGCGGTGACGCGGCGACCCTCGAGCGTCAGATCCGCGAGCTGCTGTAA
- a CDS encoding ATP-binding protein: MSRGAEDGADRGKTSTFAEVGPEEASGVQRSDARRTALGAEIELQQREIRKLRGQVGRLERLLRMQADDSAASRHLEELVLESERRAHIDEALRRATLAFQRSPNDPDAVVQVAGQALLEGDLRSVLCDVDPERGEVVFRQYFVSPVLLRATEQLTGIPAEGFRLRTRDIELFRRVVEDRETVFTDDMVGFVERMLPEQVRWTASLLANIIGGRDVTMAPLVVGGRVAHVFMIFSEQLRPQDRQAVAFFAQLLAAAHERARMVRELQEHVGRLEDTQAQLVQAQKMEAVGQLVGGIAHDFNNMLTAIGSAAHLAQIEADEPNRLESNLELVADGVQKAGTLARQLLHLSRPSMRVLEKVDVDELLHDLEPLLTRVLDSAHFQIDLEAASGATIEVERSQLEQVVLNFVVNARDAMPEGGRIRVAAVRAADGQLAGVEVADTGQGMDPETRARALDPFFTTKGRRGTGLGLSVVRSIVEARAGRLEIETTPARGTSIRALFPLA, translated from the coding sequence GTGAGTCGAGGTGCAGAAGACGGCGCTGACCGGGGCAAGACGTCGACCTTCGCGGAGGTCGGTCCGGAGGAGGCCAGCGGCGTCCAGCGGAGCGACGCGCGCCGCACGGCGCTCGGCGCCGAGATCGAGCTGCAGCAGCGCGAGATTCGCAAGCTGCGAGGTCAGGTCGGGCGGCTCGAGCGGCTGCTGCGAATGCAGGCGGACGACAGCGCCGCGTCCAGGCACCTCGAGGAGCTCGTCCTCGAGTCCGAGCGGCGCGCCCACATCGACGAGGCGCTCCGGAGGGCCACGCTCGCCTTCCAGCGCTCGCCGAACGATCCCGACGCGGTGGTCCAGGTGGCGGGGCAGGCCTTGCTCGAAGGGGACCTCCGCTCGGTGCTCTGCGACGTCGACCCGGAGCGCGGCGAGGTCGTCTTCCGGCAGTACTTCGTCTCCCCCGTGCTGCTCCGCGCGACCGAGCAGCTGACGGGCATCCCGGCCGAGGGCTTCCGGCTCCGGACCCGCGACATCGAGCTCTTCCGCCGGGTCGTGGAGGATCGCGAGACGGTCTTCACCGACGACATGGTGGGCTTCGTCGAGCGGATGCTCCCCGAGCAGGTGCGGTGGACAGCCAGCCTCCTCGCCAACATCATCGGCGGCCGCGACGTCACGATGGCGCCGCTGGTGGTCGGCGGGCGCGTGGCGCACGTCTTCATGATCTTCTCGGAGCAGCTCCGCCCGCAGGATCGGCAGGCGGTCGCGTTCTTCGCGCAGCTGCTGGCCGCGGCGCACGAGCGGGCGCGCATGGTGCGGGAGCTCCAGGAGCACGTCGGGCGGCTCGAGGACACCCAGGCCCAGCTGGTCCAGGCGCAGAAGATGGAGGCGGTCGGCCAGCTGGTCGGCGGCATCGCGCACGACTTCAACAACATGCTCACGGCGATCGGCTCGGCGGCGCACCTCGCGCAGATCGAGGCGGACGAGCCAAATCGTCTCGAGTCGAACCTCGAGCTCGTGGCCGACGGAGTGCAGAAGGCCGGCACGCTCGCGCGTCAGCTGCTGCACCTCTCGCGGCCTTCCATGCGGGTCCTCGAGAAGGTCGACGTGGACGAGCTGCTGCACGACCTCGAGCCCCTGCTGACGCGCGTGCTCGACTCGGCGCACTTCCAGATCGATCTGGAGGCCGCGAGCGGCGCGACCATCGAGGTGGAGCGCTCTCAGCTCGAGCAGGTGGTGCTCAACTTCGTGGTCAACGCGCGCGACGCCATGCCCGAGGGGGGGCGCATCCGCGTCGCCGCCGTGCGCGCCGCCGACGGGCAGCTGGCCGGCGTCGAGGTCGCGGACACGGGCCAGGGCATGGACCCGGAGACGCGGGCGCGCGCGCTCGACCCGTTCTTCACGACCAAGGGCCGGCGCGGCACGGGCCTCGGCCTCTCGGTGGTCCGGTCGATCGTCGAGGCGCGCGCGGGCCGGCTGGAGATCGAGACCACCCCGGCGCGCGGCACGAGCATCCGCGCGCTCTTTCCCCTCGCCTGA
- a CDS encoding choice-of-anchor V domain-containing protein: MRRACLALLVSLGIAPTEAAAFSEYEQFEVSALEGGGGGRYFTGSFNDGYSCNVCHRGEAPPRDGELTGLPDGGYAAGETYALELELPDGASAGAAVEITDENGNGMGTLELIGGPQPADLCLPVDGAPAEQAAHLSDLPQSRRVATVDGCGATRLRFTWTAPATPPGPMWIHAGVVASDGSGDPTGDGVLLYSQVVPPFGDRAESSRVGSACAASPARAVEPTLLGLLALLTLVARGRRRRV, from the coding sequence ATGAGGCGCGCGTGTCTCGCCTTGCTCGTCTCGCTCGGGATCGCCCCGACCGAGGCGGCGGCGTTCTCGGAGTACGAGCAGTTCGAGGTCTCGGCCCTCGAAGGCGGCGGCGGCGGTCGCTACTTCACGGGCAGCTTCAACGACGGCTACAGCTGCAACGTCTGCCATCGCGGCGAGGCGCCGCCGCGCGACGGCGAGCTGACCGGCCTCCCGGACGGCGGCTACGCGGCCGGCGAGACCTACGCGCTCGAGCTGGAGCTGCCCGACGGCGCCTCGGCCGGGGCGGCGGTGGAGATCACCGACGAGAACGGCAACGGCATGGGCACGCTCGAGCTGATCGGCGGCCCGCAGCCTGCCGATCTCTGCCTGCCCGTCGACGGCGCGCCCGCGGAGCAGGCGGCGCACCTGAGCGACCTGCCCCAGAGCCGCCGGGTGGCCACCGTCGACGGCTGCGGCGCGACCCGCCTCCGCTTCACGTGGACCGCGCCCGCGACCCCGCCCGGACCCATGTGGATCCACGCGGGCGTGGTCGCGAGCGACGGCTCGGGCGACCCCACCGGCGACGGTGTGCTCCTCTACTCCCAGGTGGTCCCGCCCTTCGGCGACCGCGCCGAGAGCTCTCGCGTCGGGAGCGCCTGCGCCGCGTCCCCCGCCCGCGCGGTCGAGCCGACGCTCCTGGGCCTGCTCGCGCTGCTCACGCTCGTGGCGCGCGGGCGGCGACGCCGCGTTTAG
- a CDS encoding DEAD/DEAH box helicase: MSLPQSMQELESRLFSLAGERMVHEPLVSVLMHADHSASRVLHDHGRALRDPVEDFFTRRGNSELRDFLSQNEWEAVVSAFLSWAGGDDEASYVEALDAVDDAPPERGAELRAWLAEHEVEEALQHPLALVAPLAPTFRARDKALRSPSSTIADGLGGILPGRLGNDLQAAARSYLAWVAGRRKLDARREQLWQRVPDSPRVAAAVDRIRGVLDALRDRGVAPLPLPAAETEVEVDPRELLVRMSFSHPHGYGGHGEAWISLVERTDERARASLDSDKVQERRHPERLGVLTERVLDALHDPDDRLHDELRVLLEKPRWDRLLAELEREVQPDAGPPPPFEEGERLVWRIARTDGEPTVEAAIQKRRKRGGWTKGRVTEARELPYQPGLDVRDRRVAEALVSPGRFAPGRGGLGAVFEALIGHPRVIFTETSQRPVRVKRGQVSVSLVERDEATWIRFRLQDEVFEPHEMAAARVEPRHAIFLDEASSVVTVVDLPDSVLAMAEACARWETGLPADADDTLLKLLYRLPPSVGVELPPRLRGAPRDPDQRPVLRLEPLPGGGLRVTVAMRPLPGGAVQPPGEGPTQIVGLDGSERVHTVRDLPAERRLAEQVGIALGLDAGESDGPHTVRLDEPEDALELLHRMREQPDLATVEWPEDQTPWRVVGSAGFGNLKVRSKKLTDWFALEGEAELDEGKVRLAQIMAALREGRRYVKLGKGRFARIEDDLRTRLNAAQDVVFEEAGELGVSGAAIGELEAILPEDRFEADAEWLETKKRLEAASELHPEVPEGLRADLRSYQREGITWLERVASWASGACLADDMGLGKTLQALALALERQSDGPTLVVCPTSLSDNWRKECERFSPTLRPRIYRGPDRGTMVSTFAPGDLVITSYDILLRDIDALREVHFALTVFDEAHALKNPEAARTKAARQLDAGFRLALTGTPLENHLGELWSLYSILVPGLLGPWKHFRARFAIPIERDNDLAKRERLRELLRPFLLRRTKAQVAPELPPRTEVVRSIELSDDERALYEAERRQALEQLAAKAEDPKKRFAVLGALTRLRRLACHPTLVHPESRVSSSKLTELMELAADLRREGHRSLVFSQFTTHLAIVRRALEAKGWEVLYLDGSTPAAKRGELVDRWQRGEAPFFLISLKAGGTGLNLTAADTVIHLDPWWNPAVEDQASDRTHRIGQDKPVTVVRLVSQGTIEEAVMQLHEQKRELARGILEGAETNAKLSVDDLLELLEG, from the coding sequence GTGAGTTTGCCCCAGAGCATGCAGGAGCTCGAGAGCCGGCTGTTTTCGCTGGCCGGTGAGCGCATGGTGCACGAGCCCCTCGTGTCCGTGCTCATGCACGCCGATCACTCCGCCAGCCGCGTGCTGCACGACCACGGGCGCGCGCTGCGCGATCCGGTGGAGGACTTCTTCACCCGGCGGGGCAACTCCGAGCTGCGAGACTTCCTGAGCCAGAACGAGTGGGAGGCCGTGGTCAGCGCGTTCCTCTCGTGGGCGGGGGGAGACGACGAGGCGTCCTACGTCGAGGCGCTCGACGCGGTGGACGACGCCCCGCCCGAGCGCGGCGCGGAGCTCCGCGCGTGGCTCGCCGAGCACGAGGTCGAGGAGGCGCTCCAGCACCCGCTGGCCCTGGTGGCGCCGCTCGCGCCCACCTTCCGCGCGCGCGACAAGGCGCTGCGCTCGCCCAGCTCGACCATCGCCGACGGCCTCGGCGGCATCCTCCCCGGCCGGCTCGGCAACGACCTGCAGGCGGCCGCCCGCAGCTACCTCGCCTGGGTCGCGGGCCGCAGGAAGCTCGACGCGCGTCGAGAGCAGCTCTGGCAGCGCGTGCCAGACAGCCCGCGCGTGGCGGCCGCCGTCGACCGGATCCGCGGCGTGCTCGACGCCCTGCGGGATCGCGGCGTGGCCCCGCTGCCGCTGCCCGCGGCCGAGACCGAGGTCGAGGTCGACCCGCGCGAGCTCCTGGTGCGGATGAGCTTCTCGCATCCGCACGGCTACGGGGGCCACGGCGAGGCGTGGATCTCCCTCGTCGAGCGCACCGACGAGCGCGCTCGGGCCTCGCTCGACAGCGACAAGGTGCAGGAGCGCCGCCACCCCGAGCGCCTCGGCGTGCTGACCGAGCGGGTGCTCGACGCGCTGCACGACCCGGACGACCGCCTCCACGACGAGCTGCGGGTCCTGCTCGAGAAGCCGCGCTGGGATCGACTCCTCGCGGAGCTCGAGCGCGAGGTGCAGCCGGACGCGGGGCCGCCGCCCCCCTTCGAAGAGGGCGAGCGCCTCGTCTGGCGCATCGCGCGGACCGACGGGGAGCCCACGGTGGAGGCGGCGATCCAGAAGCGCCGAAAGCGCGGCGGCTGGACGAAGGGGCGCGTCACCGAGGCGCGAGAGCTGCCCTATCAGCCAGGCCTCGACGTGCGGGACCGCCGCGTGGCGGAGGCGCTGGTCTCACCGGGCCGGTTCGCCCCCGGTCGAGGCGGGCTCGGCGCGGTCTTCGAGGCCCTCATCGGCCACCCGCGCGTGATCTTCACCGAGACGTCGCAGCGCCCGGTCCGGGTCAAGCGCGGGCAGGTCTCGGTCAGCCTCGTCGAGCGGGACGAGGCCACCTGGATACGCTTCCGGCTCCAGGACGAGGTCTTCGAGCCGCACGAGATGGCGGCGGCGCGCGTCGAGCCGCGGCACGCCATCTTCCTCGACGAGGCGTCCTCCGTGGTCACGGTGGTCGACCTGCCCGACTCGGTGCTCGCGATGGCGGAGGCCTGCGCGCGCTGGGAGACGGGGCTGCCCGCCGACGCGGACGACACGCTCCTGAAGCTCCTCTATCGCCTGCCGCCGAGCGTCGGCGTGGAGCTCCCGCCGCGCCTCCGAGGCGCGCCGCGCGATCCGGATCAGCGCCCGGTCCTGCGGCTCGAGCCGCTCCCCGGCGGGGGGCTGCGCGTGACGGTGGCCATGCGCCCGCTGCCCGGCGGCGCGGTCCAGCCCCCGGGCGAGGGCCCCACCCAGATCGTCGGCCTGGATGGCTCGGAGCGCGTTCACACCGTTCGCGATCTCCCGGCCGAGCGACGCCTGGCCGAGCAGGTCGGGATCGCGCTCGGTCTCGACGCCGGGGAGTCGGACGGGCCGCACACCGTGCGCCTGGACGAGCCCGAAGACGCGCTGGAGCTGCTCCATCGCATGCGCGAGCAGCCGGACCTCGCCACGGTCGAGTGGCCCGAGGACCAGACGCCATGGCGCGTGGTCGGCAGCGCGGGCTTCGGGAACCTCAAGGTCCGCTCGAAGAAGCTCACCGACTGGTTCGCGCTCGAGGGCGAAGCCGAGCTGGACGAAGGCAAGGTGCGCCTCGCCCAGATCATGGCTGCCCTCCGCGAGGGCCGCCGCTACGTGAAGCTCGGCAAGGGTCGCTTCGCGCGGATCGAGGACGACCTGCGCACGCGGCTGAACGCGGCCCAGGACGTCGTCTTCGAGGAGGCGGGCGAGCTCGGCGTGTCGGGCGCGGCCATCGGCGAGCTCGAGGCGATCCTGCCCGAAGACCGCTTCGAGGCGGACGCCGAGTGGCTCGAGACCAAGAAGCGCCTCGAGGCGGCGAGCGAGCTCCACCCCGAGGTCCCCGAGGGGCTGCGCGCGGATCTGCGCAGCTACCAGCGCGAGGGCATCACGTGGCTCGAGCGGGTGGCGAGCTGGGCGAGCGGCGCGTGCCTCGCGGACGACATGGGCCTCGGCAAGACGCTGCAGGCGCTGGCGCTGGCGCTGGAGCGACAGAGCGACGGGCCGACCCTCGTCGTCTGCCCCACCTCGCTGAGCGACAACTGGCGCAAGGAGTGCGAGCGCTTCAGCCCCACGCTCCGTCCCCGCATCTACCGCGGCCCCGACCGGGGGACCATGGTCTCCACGTTCGCGCCGGGCGACCTGGTGATCACCAGCTACGACATCCTCCTGCGGGACATCGACGCGCTCCGTGAGGTCCACTTCGCGCTGACGGTGTTCGACGAGGCGCACGCGCTGAAGAACCCCGAGGCCGCGCGCACCAAGGCGGCGCGTCAGCTCGACGCGGGCTTCCGGCTCGCGCTCACGGGCACGCCCCTCGAGAACCACCTCGGCGAGCTCTGGAGCCTGTACTCCATCCTCGTGCCGGGGCTGCTCGGGCCCTGGAAGCACTTCCGCGCGCGCTTCGCGATCCCGATCGAGCGCGACAACGACCTGGCCAAGCGCGAGCGGCTCCGCGAGCTGCTCCGGCCGTTCCTGCTCCGCCGCACCAAGGCGCAGGTGGCGCCCGAGCTGCCGCCGCGCACGGAGGTCGTGCGGTCCATCGAGCTGTCGGACGACGAGCGCGCGCTCTACGAGGCCGAGCGGCGCCAGGCGCTCGAGCAGCTCGCGGCCAAGGCGGAGGACCCGAAGAAGCGCTTCGCGGTGCTCGGCGCGCTGACGCGTCTGCGGCGCCTCGCGTGCCACCCGACGCTGGTGCACCCCGAGTCGCGCGTCTCCTCGTCCAAGCTCACCGAGCTGATGGAGCTGGCCGCCGATCTGCGCCGCGAGGGCCACCGCTCGCTCGTGTTCAGCCAGTTCACCACCCACCTCGCGATCGTGCGGCGCGCGCTCGAGGCGAAGGGCTGGGAGGTCCTCTACCTCGACGGCTCCACCCCGGCCGCCAAGCGCGGAGAGCTCGTCGATCGATGGCAGCGCGGCGAGGCGCCGTTCTTCCTCATCTCGCTCAAGGCGGGCGGCACCGGCCTGAACCTCACCGCGGCCGACACCGTCATCCACCTCGACCCGTGGTGGAACCCCGCGGTCGAAGACCAGGCGAGCGACCGCACGCACCGCATCGGGCAGGACAAGCCGGTCACGGTGGTCCGCCTGGTCTCCCAGGGCACCATCGAAGAGGCGGTGATGCAGCTCCACGAGCAGAAGCGCGAGCTGGCCCGCGGCATCCTCGAGGGCGCGGAGACGAACGCGAAGCTCTCGGTCGACGACCTGCTGGAGCTGCTCGAGGGCTGA
- a CDS encoding response regulator yields the protein MTLGTAAEPRATERGQKLERIRAKLLPTFRRGVSAKRRVLGRALAEIRRGDAAAEETIRRLAHQLRGTGSSYGAPEVSVAAAAVEEAPTRHLERPLLTLLDVLRGVAEGTDRAPARVLFIDDDPDMRQLASAVMGGAGMILLPAKDLDEARTHLSVFDFDCVVLDLMLGHEDGRELLGEVRETRPDLPVIVVTARTETTTRAECLALGATQVFVKPLDLELLGVAVDTTVERTRRLSEEARVDALTGLPNRRAFEAYFDEQQARRRRSDAPMCLAVIDLDRFKDVNDTYGHSAGDEVLRITAGVLVESFREGDMVARWGGEEMTVLFTDTSLADAERALDRARSSLAATEFQVEGDLRVTFSAGLTEVGLDEQLGHAFAGADSRLYHAKGAGRDRVTTLIPTSATRPRVLIADDDELMIRCVRGLLERAGYDVVACSDGEDAVEAARGESFALVILDGQMPRLDGFSALTELRKLPGYRRVPIMMLTSLGEDEHVEHAFANGADDYLEKPFNPRQLRARVRRMLVRSGVREAALQLASEPPEELSGVRTKIDAELVENDSTSSG from the coding sequence ATGACTCTCGGCACCGCAGCAGAGCCCCGCGCGACCGAACGCGGCCAGAAGCTCGAGCGCATCCGCGCGAAGCTGCTGCCCACGTTCCGGCGTGGGGTCAGCGCGAAGCGCCGCGTGCTCGGGCGCGCGCTGGCCGAGATACGCCGGGGCGACGCCGCGGCCGAGGAGACCATCCGACGTCTCGCCCATCAGCTCCGCGGCACCGGATCGAGCTACGGCGCGCCCGAGGTCAGCGTGGCCGCGGCGGCGGTCGAGGAGGCCCCGACGAGGCACCTGGAGCGGCCGCTCCTGACGCTGCTGGATGTGCTGCGTGGGGTGGCCGAGGGCACCGACCGGGCGCCGGCGCGGGTGCTCTTCATCGACGACGACCCGGACATGCGGCAGCTCGCGTCGGCGGTGATGGGCGGCGCGGGCATGATTTTGCTGCCGGCGAAGGATCTCGACGAGGCGCGCACGCACCTCTCGGTCTTCGACTTCGACTGCGTGGTGCTGGACCTCATGCTCGGCCACGAGGATGGGCGCGAGCTCCTCGGCGAAGTCCGGGAGACGCGGCCGGATCTACCGGTCATCGTCGTCACCGCGCGCACCGAGACGACGACCCGGGCCGAGTGCCTCGCGCTCGGGGCGACGCAGGTCTTCGTCAAGCCGCTCGACCTCGAGCTGCTGGGCGTGGCCGTGGACACGACCGTGGAGCGGACGCGGAGGCTCTCGGAGGAGGCGCGCGTCGACGCGCTGACGGGCCTCCCGAATCGCCGCGCCTTCGAGGCGTACTTCGACGAGCAGCAGGCGCGCCGTCGACGCAGCGACGCCCCGATGTGCCTGGCGGTGATCGATCTCGACCGCTTCAAGGACGTCAACGACACGTACGGACACAGCGCCGGAGACGAGGTCCTGCGGATCACCGCGGGCGTGCTCGTCGAGAGCTTCCGTGAGGGCGACATGGTCGCGCGCTGGGGCGGCGAGGAGATGACCGTGCTCTTCACGGACACGAGCCTCGCAGACGCGGAGCGCGCGCTCGATCGAGCCCGGAGCTCTCTCGCCGCGACCGAGTTCCAGGTCGAGGGCGACCTCCGCGTGACCTTCAGCGCAGGCCTCACCGAGGTGGGCCTGGACGAGCAGCTCGGGCACGCCTTCGCGGGGGCGGACTCACGCCTCTACCACGCGAAGGGCGCGGGGCGGGACCGCGTGACGACCCTCATCCCGACGAGCGCGACGCGCCCTCGCGTCCTGATCGCCGACGACGACGAGCTGATGATCCGGTGCGTCCGCGGGCTCCTGGAGCGGGCCGGCTACGACGTCGTGGCGTGCAGCGACGGAGAAGACGCGGTCGAGGCGGCGCGGGGCGAGAGCTTCGCCCTCGTCATCCTCGACGGCCAGATGCCGCGCCTGGACGGCTTCTCCGCCCTCACCGAGCTGCGCAAGCTCCCCGGATACCGACGCGTCCCGATCATGATGCTCACCTCGCTCGGCGAGGACGAGCACGTCGAGCACGCGTTCGCCAACGGCGCCGACGACTACCTCGAGAAGCCCTTCAACCCGCGACAGCTCCGCGCGCGCGTCCGGCGCATGCTGGTCCGCAGCGGGGTGCGCGAGGCCGCGCTCCAGCTCGCGAGCGAGCCGCCGGAGGAGCTGAGCGGCGTCCGGACCAAGATCGACGCCGAGCTCGTGGAGAACGACTCCACCTCGTCCGGCTGA